In the genome of Clostridia bacterium, the window AGTTTTTCTCCTGTATGGGCTTATGGATATGTTCCCTTTGAGCATTTCCTCTCCCAAGCTGTTCAGCAGCTTCCTTACATGCCGCTTTATTAGCTCAAACTGTTCAGCTGTTGCTGCAGATGACCTGCCCAAGTCCCCTCCCTTATTTACCCTGGCCGGTATTATGAGGGAGTCCCCATCTATGCTCGTGTCCATCTCTTTTATAAGCTTCACATCTGCTAACAGCAGGCCTTTCATTTTAAGCTCCTTCATAATGGACTTTTCAATTTCCTCCTCAGATGCGCCTCTGCCTCCCAGCACAATAGGATCGTCAAGCTTGAAGTATAAAACTCCCGCAGGCAGCACCGACTTGCCGGACTCCTTACCGAGGCTCTCGCCAACTGCATCCAGGTAGGTTATCAGCTGTATCTGAAGTCCATAATAGACATCCGCCAGCTTGAACTGCTTGCTGCCGGACTTGTAGTCAACTATCCTGAAATATTTGCCCTCTTCTGTTTCCAAGCAATCCATCCTGTCAATTCTGCCGGACAGAACCATGCTATCCCCCATGGGCAGCTCGATTGTAATAGGAGGAAGCTTCTCCCCATCACCAAAGCCCATCTCATAACCGACCGGTTCAAAGGAGCTTCTTTTTATATGTTCTGCTATCATCCAGACAGCTCTTGTAAGCACTCTTTTCAATCTGTCTGCAAAGTATTTGTATCTACTGGAGCTTAAGAAAATAGTTCCGGCTATATCCTGCACCAACTCATCGACTATCAGTCCTACCTTTTCAGCGCACCAGTCCTTCTCAAGCTGTCTCCAGCCGGTGCTGCTCTCGCTTACTGTCTTGGAGAACATGTCAATTACCCTGTGCATGAAAGAACCCGTATCCGGGGCATTCATTTTCATTATATTTCTTTCCTTTGCTTTAAGCCCGTATTCCACATAGTATGAAAACGGGCAGGAAGAATACTTCTCAAGTCTTGATACACTGGTGTGTATTGTACTGCCATACAGCATCCTTACCCGTTCCTGCCTGATAAGCTCCACCTGATTGGTGTAATTGAAGCCTTCCACCATACGGCCATACTTTTCCTGCCATTTTTCTTGCTTTGAGTACCAGTCCACTACAGTTTTCCAAAGCGGATCGGTATATTTGCCTTCAAGGCTCTGTCTCATAGCAGCCACCAGCTCATTAAAGGTCGGCAATGGAGCTGATACGTATGCTTCAGCACTACCTGCAGCTTCACTCTTAGTCATTCCGCTTTCAAAGCTTATATTGGGAAACATCCTCTTTAACCTGCTTATAATCATAGACGGCCGTAATGCCCTTCCATCCCTGTCAGCAGCGCAAAAGCTCAGCCTGAGATAATTGGATGGGGCTGTCAATGCAGTATATATGAGATACTGCTGTTCAAAGGTCCTGCCCCTTGTATCCGGAGCAAGCTCCATCCCGAGAGTCCCCAAGGTTTCTCTATCCCTGTCCGACAAAATGCCCTCTTGTTTAAAAGGTATCGGAAATATCCCATCATTGGCACCTAATATGTATATTGCTTTTACATCATGGCTTTTGGAACGCTCGAGGCTTCCTACGAGCACTTGTTCAAGGGCTGCCGGTATCAAGCCGATATTATATTCCCCAAAGCCCACCGAGAGAATCTCCAGGAAGGTTTCCACCTTAACTGCCTCGTCTCCCATAGCCTCAACCACCTGATCCAAAAGCTCCAGAAGTATATTCCACACCTGACTGTACTCATCTGCCCTATCCAGCTCTCCTGCTTCGGTAAAATGCTGCACAAGCTTTTCCAGTCTTTCGGGCACTTCCAATTCATACAAAAATTCATATAAGGCTGTGCATATTTCCTTCCCATTGTTTCTGCCTTTTATTTTTTTATAGAGCTTTGAGAGAGGAGTCACTACTTTCTTTCTTACCTCATTCACCCTTTGCAGCAGCTCAAGCAGATATTGTCCTGACCCGGACTTTTCCATACTATAGCCCAGTGTATAGCTCCATTCCTCGTCCTTCATCCAACTGCTGCCTTTTATTCCGTTGGCCAGCACATAGTTCTCAAGCAGGTCCAGGTCTTCTCTATCAACTCCTGTAAGACCTGTTTTCAGATATCTGAAAACGGCTTCATAGGACCAATTACTTGTGAAAACCTCCAATGCCGAGATTACCAGAAGTACCAGAGGATGTCCCGTAATATCCTTTTTTCTGTCTATGAAGCAAGGTATTCCATACTCCCCGAATATCACCCTTATTACCTTTTCATAAAGTGCCAGGTCTCCTGTCAACACAGCAATATCCCTGTACCTCAAGCCTTCCTCCCTGCACTTTTTCAATATATCTCTTGCAGCACTCTCAGCTTCCGCATATATGTTAGGAGCCTCGTAGAGGCTCAAATACCTTGTATCATCCTTGTATATCCCATGAAGATATGTATATAGATTCGCCTCAAGGAACGCCAGCTCATTGTTGTATTTCAGCCCGTCACTTTTAATAGCAGCAGGTGCTTCCACCTTCACCCCTATATCCGCAGCCAGCCTCTTAAGCTTTGCTGAGGCGGTCTTTGCAGGCAGGAAGGCGTCTATTTCCTCCAATGCCAGTTCATCCGCAAGACAATCTGTGCATAATGCTAAATTAACCCTGACCGCTTTAGCCATAAGCCTCTCAATTACAACGTACTCCTGCGGGGTGAAGCCGGAAAATTCATCTATCCATATTTCCGAGCCCTCAAGAAGCTTGCACTGCATTAGCTTTTCAGCCAACAGAGCAAGATCGTCGTCAGAGTCTATATATTTATCATGGAGCCTTTTCTCAAAATCCCCATATATTAGTCCTATGTCATGGAGTTTGTCCTTCAGCTGTGTGCTCATATCAGCCGTTTCAAGAGTGTTTACAGCATCAGGTGTAATATTGTATCTCTTAAACTCACTGATAGTGCCGCATAGTGTGTTTACAAAACCCCTCTGTCCTGCAGCCCTGGAAAACACCCTTAAGTTTTCCTTGAGCCTCTCCATTATGGTATAAACCAGTATGCTTTTCCCTGCGGGATTTATATGCTTCCTTACTATCCCACCTACTTCTCCAAGCACTCTGTGGGATAATCTGCCGAAGCTTAATACCTCTACTCCGTTTATTCCGCTTGCGCCAAGGGCTTTTATCAGCCTTTTCTCTGCCTGATAGGAAAACTGATCGGGAACAATTATGATATGTCTCAACGCCTGTCCCCGTTCCAAGCTTGACTTTATTTCATTCAGGCAGAAGGTGCTTTTACCGCATCCTGCCCTTCCGTATATGATTCTCAGACTCATTTGAAATCATCCCCTGTCCTGGCAATATATCTATATTATATCACACAAAACTTCTATTATTAGATAGTTTTGGGCTATTAGGCAGCATCTTCATCCTAATGAAGTTTCATACATTGGGTATTGAATTACTATAAACATAATGATATATTGTTTATATATTATTTAAACCATATGCGTATATGTTTGTTCAGGAGGGGTTAGCAATGAGAATTTATTCATTCAATGAGCTTTCAGAAGAACAAAAGAGAAATATTTACCAGTTTACAGACAGCTTCAAGTCCAAAAACAGCTATGGAAGTTATGATGAAATGGTCAAGCTTTATGAGGGGGTCGCCTTTGATCATGGCAGCAGTTACTTTTCATTATGGGATGATAAAAGACCTGTTGCAACCATTGGTGTGATTTCCAAAGAGGCGGAGGCAAGAGGGGAAATATTTCTTGTATGCATTAATATAAAGGAGCAAGACAGCCATAAGCTATCAAAGCTTCTTTCCAAGGCCTATGATTACTGCTCGGGCATCAAGGCTGCCAAGTTCCGGCTTGGTGTAATGCATGACAGATATTATCTCATATCAGAACTAGAGAAAAGTGGTTATGTAGAGGTAAATAGAAATCTTATCATGCGATATTGCGGAGGCAATATTGGTTTTGAGGAAGATATGGACAAATGCTTTAAACCCTTGTCCCCAGAGAATATAAAGGATTATCAAAGGGTGGAAAGTGCTGCCTTCCTTCAGGCTCCAAATGGCGGAGTCGTTGAGGACGAGGAGCTTCAAGGCTTGCTGGATGAATACTGCGGGAGCAATTTAGCCGGAGTTTTCTATGCAGAAGATATTCCCGCCGGGACGTATACATTGAGAATTAAAGATGATGACGGCTGGATTGAGAGTATAGGTGTAGCCCCCGAGTACCAAGGCAGAGGTATCGGCAGGATGCTGCTGCATAAATCGATAAAGGTACTTCAAGCTGTGGGAGTCAAGAATATAAAGCTTTCGGTTTTCGATACTAACACCAGGGCATTAACGTTGTATAAGAAAGACGGCTTTGAAGTAGAAAGCGAGCCTTCTATATGGTATGAAAAGTAAGGGGGGTATCCTATCGCCCCTTTATCCTTATAATACTCACCTGACTCCTGTTCAGAAACCTTATAGGCAGCTTGCTTGTGCCCACACCGCTGTCAATATAGAGCAGGCTGTTTTCTTTCAATTTAAACATCCCTTTGTCAAAATGAGGGAAAAGGCCCTCCCCCGGTTCTATTATTGCGCCTATAAAAGGAAATCTTATCTGGCCTCCGTGAGTATGTCCGCAAAGTATCAGGTCTGGCGAATAATGTCCCAGCCGCTGTCGTATCTTTGGCGAGTGCGAAAGCAAGACTGTATACTTATTGCTATTCACGCTCTTCATCGCTTTTTCAATATTGTCCCTGCGCCCATAGGCATCATCTACCCCGCATATATTGATGTCTGCACTCCTTGCAGCAAAGGTTGAGCCTTTGTTATTTAGAATCACTACTCCCATGTCCTTAAGCTTGACAAGCAGTTCTTTCCTTCTGTTATTACTCCATTCATGGTTGCCTGACACGAAAAATATGCTCGGGCATATTGAACGCAGCTCACTTACTAAGGCATCCACATTACTAAAATCCTCCGTGGATCTATCCACCAAATCTCCGGTTATCAATACAGCATCAAGCTTGATATTACCCAATGCCTTAATGAGCCTTTGTACAATTTCTGCAGAAGCACCTCCATGAAAGTCGCTTACTTGCAGGAGTGTGACCTCCTCCCCCTGTTTAAGCTTTTCTGTATCTATATTGACTTCCCTCACTACAGGAAAATTGACTTCAAAAACCACATCAACTGCTATTAAGAGAGCTGCTGCCACAACTATTTTAATTACATTACCAAGCAAATCCTTCAGCTCCTTTAGCCATAAGATAAGGTAATTGGTCTAAGCATACCCTTATAAAATACCTCATATAATATTACCCATCCCTTATACCGTATATTCCTATAAGATTGAATTGAGTCTGTACTTCTGTTAGAATCTTATGTAGGAGATTGGGAAAGGAATTGTGGATATGAATTCTATAATAACTAAAATGAAAGATGACCGCTTCAGGTCTATATTATTTCTTGTACTAGCCGCCCTGCTTTGGAGCCTTGGAGGCCTGCTGATCAAATCAATAAAGCTGAATGCATTGGCGATAGCCGGAGTGAGAAGCTTTACAGCCGCGCTTCTTATGCTTACTGTAATAAGAAAGCCCAGCCTTAAATTTAACAGGTACAAGATAGGTGGAGCCATTGCGTACGTGGGTACTGTAGCACTGTTTGTTATGGCTAATAAGCTTACAACTGCAGCTACAGCAATACTTCTTCAATATACAGCCCCTATTTATGTAGCGTTGCTTGGCGCGTGGTTTCTGAAAGAGCGAACAACCTTTATGGATTGGGTGACTATATTTATGGTATTTGGCGGTATGATACTGTTTTTTATAGATGATGTGGGTGCCGGAGGCATGCTCGGCAACATTTATGCAATACTCAGCGGGTTCAGCTTTGCCTGCATGGTGCTGCTGCTTCGCAAGCAGAAGGACGCGTCTCCTCTGGAGTCTGTATTCTGGGGCAATGTGCTTACAGCAATCATAGGCCTTCCATTTATGTTTGGCGCCAGGCCGGACGCTTCCAGCTGGATAGCATTGCTGCTCCTTGGGGTATTCCAGCTTGGATTATCTTATATGTTATACGCTTTGGCGATAAAACACGTTACCGCTCTGGAGGCAATATTGATACCTGTCATTGAGCCAATTTTGAACCCTGTATGGGTGTTTCTGGTATTAGGCGAGTATCCCGGACCCTGGGCTTTTGTGGGCGGCTTCATAGTATTATCCGCGATAGTTGGCAGGAGTGTACTTATGGCACTGAAGGCAAACAGAAAGACAGAAAATAACGAAGCAGTATAAAAAAATAACCCGGCGAAATTCGCCGGGTTTTATATATTTCTTATACTCTTTCAAGCTTCATTCCTGTCTCATGTCCGTTAAGGTCCTGCACCTCAAAGCTCTTGTCTGTGACTCTTTCAACCTTTTCAGCCAAGGTTTCCTTCATTATATAGTCCTTGTATGCAGAAACTGCACCTGCTATTTCGTCATCTCCGTCAAAGTATATATTTATTCTGTCCATCATTTCATAATTGTTGTTCTTTCTCATTTGCTGCACTTTGGAGATGAATTCCCTTGCATAGCCCTCTTCAATCAGCTCTTTTGTAAGGGTAGTGTCAAGTATTATAAAGAGGTTGTTTTCTGTTGTTACTGTGAAGCCTTCCTTGGCTGCTATGCTAGTTATAACATAGTCCTTGTTTATCTCAAGTGTCTCTCCGTCAAGATTAACCTTTACTGTCTCTCCGGCCTCCAGCTTCGGTGCATACACTGACGCATCCATTTCCTGAAGCACCTTCGCAAAGGTCTTTATCTTCCCACCCAGTATCGAGCCTGCAAATTTATAGTTTGGCTTGAGGCTAAAGTTCATATATCTGTTTAAATCTTTCTCGAAGATTACTTCTTTTACGTTGAGTTCCTCCTGGATAAGCGGTATCAAATAGGATATCAGCTCTTCATATTTTGCATCTATAAATACCTTCTGTATCGGCTGACGTACCTTTATTCTTACCTGCTCCCTCGAAGCCCTTCCCATTCCTACCAGGCTCCTTACCAGGTCCATTCTCTCTTCCAGCTTGTCATCTATGAGCTTTTCATTCTGCACAGGGAAATCAGCCACATGTACAGACAGCTCTCCTGTGAGGTTCCTGTATATTTCCTCTGAAAGATACGGAGCAAATGGAGCAATAAGCTTTGATACTCCTACCATTACCTCGTAGGTAGTGTTGTAAACCGCTTTTTTGTCCTCTGTAAGCTCTGTTTCCCAGAACCTTCTCCTGGAACGTCTGATATACCAGTTGGACAGATCTTCATTTACAAAATTCTGTATCTTTCTTACGGATCTGTTAAGATCATATTCATCAAGCTCAGCAGTAACTTCCCTTACAAGGTTGTTGTACTTGGAAAGCATCCATCTGTCAAGCTCGGGACGATCACAGTACTCTACGAAGAAATCCTTGGGGTCTATACTGTCGGTATTTGCATACAGTGCAAAGAAAGTGTGAACATTTTTAAGTGTTCCAAAGAACTTGCTGAGTACTTCCTTCAAGCCATCTTCGTCAAACTTTGTGGTAGACCATACCGGGGATACATATAGCATATACCATCTTATAGCATCTGCTCCATACTTGTCGAACATTTCAAAGGGGTCTACGGTATTTCCAAGGGACTTTGACATCTTTCTGCCGTCCTTGTCTACCAAATGCCCGTTAACAAGTACATTTTTGTATGGAGATGTACCCATTACAAAGGTAGATATCGCAATCAGCGAATAGAACCAACCTCTTGTCTGGTCTATTGCTTCGCAAATGTAGTCTGCCGGGAATAGTTTCTCAAAATTCTCTTTGTTTTCAAAAGGATAGTGATGCTGTGCGAAAGGCATTGCCCCACTGTCGAACCAGCAGTCTATAACTTCCTTTACTCTCGTCATGGTGCCGCCACACTTTTCACACTTTATATGCACATCATCCACATAAGGTCTGTGCAAATCAATACTCTCATCAATTTTCTCTATAGATCTTTCCACAAGTTCTTTTCTGGAGCCTATGGAATCAGTATGTCCACAACCGCATCTCCAAATATTAAGCGGTGTTCCCCAGTATCTGTTTCTGGAAAGAGCCCAGTCGTTAACATTTTCAAGCCAGTTGCCAAAGCGCTTCTCCCCAATGTAATCAGGGAACCAATTTACTGCATTATTGTTAGCTACGAGATTGTCTCTAAGCTTGGTCATTTCTATATACCAGCTTGGTTTTGCGTAGTAAAGCAGTGGAGTCTTGCACCTCCAGCAGTGCGGATAATTGTGATCAACCTTTTCCTTTTTGAAAAGCTTGCCCTCTAATGCCAGCCATTTGATTACCTCAGGATCTGCATCCATTACAAACTGTCCTTCCCAGGGTGTGGCGGTGAATTTGCCCGCTTCATTGACCGGCTGCAGAACCGGAAGATCATATCTTCTTCCTGTATTGTAGTCATCTTCACCAAAGGCAGGAGCTGTATGGACTATACCTGTGCCATCCTCCGTTGTGACATAATCAGCTACTGTTACGAAGAAGGCTTTCTTCTCCGGGTTTACAAAAGGCATCAGCTGCTCATATTCCATGTATTCCATGTCTTTGCCCTTAATCTCTTCCAACACCTCGAACTCTTCTCCCAGAACCTTATGGGATAATGTCTTTTCCAGATAGTATATTTCATCATTCTGTTTTACTTTAAGATATGTCTCCCTTGGATTCACTGTAAGGGCTACATTGGAAGGCAGTGTCCAGGGTGTAGTTGTCCATACCAGGAAATATTCGTCAACGCCCTTTTTCTTGAACTTTACTATAACAGTTGTTGTCTTTATTTCCTTGTAGCCTTGAGCCACCTCATGGCTGGCAAGTCCTGTACCGCATCTTGGGCAGTAAGGGGATATCTTGTGCCCTTCATAGATGTAGCCTTCTTCTTTGAATTTGTTCAATATCCACCAAACTGACTCTATATAATCATTTTCATAGGTTACATAGGGATGCTCCATATCTATGAGATAAGCCATCTTTTCGGTCATATCTCTCCACAGCCCTACATACTTGAAAACAGAATCACGGCATTTTTCATTGAATTCCTTTATGCCGTACTTTTCAATGTCCTGCTTGCCGGATAGCTTAAGCTCCTTCTCAACCTCAATTTCAACAGGAAGCCCATGGGTATCCCAGCCGGCTTTCCTCTTGACCTGATAGCCCTTCATTGTCTTGTAGCGGCATACTGTATCCTTCAATGTCCTTGACAGGACATGGTGTATGCCCGGTCTGCCATTGGCAGTAGGAGGTCCTTCGTAGAATATGAATGAATCCTTGCCTTCTCTGGTTTCTATGCTTTTTTTGAGGATATCAATCTCTTTCCAGTATTCCGATATGCTTTTTTCATTTTCAGCTGCTCGCTTGTCAGATAAAAATTTGAATTTGTCCATATTAAACATCCTTTCTGAGTATAGATTCTTAAAATATAAAGCCTTTATTTAAGCATTTTAACAATTAATGAAGCCTTTATGAAATGCACTTAACGGAAAGTGGAACATTAATGAAATTTATACTTTCCTATGCATTATAAAAAGTCCCTTCAGCTAAAGCCAAAGGGACGATAAAATACCGCGGTACCACCCAGGTTATGCATCACAGTTTAAACAAATGATACACCACTCAATGCATATAACGCATGCCTGCGAAAAGGCTTACTGGTTTTCAGCCGTTCAGCTCCGAGGTGATCTTCATAAACTGGCAAATGACAATCTTCCACCAAATGAATGTCTCTCTTTGAATTGCGTCCTTTACTACTGTCCTCTTCAATGCTTTTTTAATGTTTAAAATTAATATCCATAATTATATATTATGCACCCTTGCCCTGTCAAGTTCTTTACTATTATGCCCAAACGCTGCTACTTATTCAACACAGAATATGCCCTGTCTATATAAATAACAGCATTATAATTAGGATACCTTGCTTTTATTTCTTGAGCTACTTCCGCTGAGAGGTTCTTTGCCTTTTTCTCATCATATTCGTAAGGTACTACCAAGTCGAATATAAGGTTCTTATGTCCTTCGCCGCCTACTATCCTAAAGTCATGTATAGTCAATTCCTCACGCAATTCAGTTATAATTTCTATTACCTGCTCCAAAGTACTTTGGACAACTTTATCATCGGTATTGATAGGATCCATATGTATTACCAGATGTATATCAAGTTCTTCCGAAATCTCCTGCTCCGCCAGATCTATAATATCATGGGCTTCCATGATGTCCATCTTGGCAGGAATCTCTGCATGCAGCGAAACAACGCACCTGCCGGGGCCGTAATTGTGCACTATCATATCATGTATTCCGATTATTTTTTCATAACGCATGGTCTTTTCGGTAATTTCGGTTATGAATTTAGGCTCCGGAGCCTCTCCCAGCAGCGGGTTGAGTGTCTCCCTGGTAAGGGATATCCCTGAATAAATAATAAAAGCTGATACCAAGAGCCCGATATATCCGTCTATAGGGAAGGTTATCCACTTGGAGCAGAGCAGTGAAAAGGCAACTACTGATGTAGTTATCACATCACTTAGGCTGTCTGTAGCAGAAGCCTCCATTGTCTTGCTGTCTATTTTTCTTCCTATGTTTTTATAAAACCTGCTTAGCCAAACCTTTATCCCAATAGATATTATCAAAACAGAAAAAGATATAATATCAAATTTAAGCACCTCAGGGTTTATTACCCTTTCAAAGGAGCTTTTCAAGAACTCAAAACCCACAAGTATTACCAGGAAAGACACAATCATTGCAGATATGTATTCTATCCTCGCATGCCCAAAGGGATGCTCCCTATCGGCAGGCTTGTTTGTTATCTTGAAGCCTATAAGTGTTATTACAGATGAAGCCGCATCAGTCAGGTTGTTCACAGCATCAGCAGTAATTGCTATACTGTTTGACATTAAGCCTATCGTGACCTTTGCTGCCGAAAGCATCACATTGCAGACTATACCTACGAAGCCGCCCAGGTATCCGTATTTCTGTCTGACATTTTTATCCCTTATATTTTCATTATCCCTTACAAAGGTTTTTATAAGCATGTCTGTAAGCAATTCAACACCCCCGTACGTTCTGCAAAATATGAAAATTTTATATGTCTATTCATTATAATACTAAATAATATTAAAATCAAAGTGAATAAAAACACTACATTTTCCCGCCAGCATTTCTTATCTGCACCTTAACCTCAACGTTAATTTCAGATTCCTGTATTATTTTGTCAATATCCTCTTTCGTAATTTTTTCCCGTGTATGTGCCTTTATACTATTAGCAAGATTCAACGCATCAAACTTGAATTCCTCCTGAGTCTTTTTTACAAGAGCCTCTGCCCTCTTTTTAATATGCTGTTCCAAGGAATCCTGAAAGACCTTCAACAAATTCGTACCGTCCTGCATCGGTTTCTGCTTCTTATGCTCCACTATTACTCCTGCCAGTTTTATCTGTATATTGAAAGCATATTTATCCCCTTCTTTTCTCACAGTCACTTTCCTGCTGTTTGAGCCTTCAAAGGTTGCTTCATCAATAACCTTTCCATCCTTTTGCACCTTAAAAGACAGCGAGCCCCGGCATTTAATACCTCTCAACATAACAGCTGTCTCAGTTTCTTCCCTGCCCATATCACCAGATAATTTCCCTTTGTTCACCAGGCATGAGCCCGCAAGCATTATTTCCCCATTTCTATAAATGATATGCGGCAGTATAGCTGCTGTCTCATAGCTGACCAAATCTCTGTTTAAGCGGAACAGTGTTGTGTATGGAGAGAAACTTGTATTCTTGCTGTTCTCCATGAGGGCCTTCAAATATATTCCTACATTTGGGTAATTGGGGATTGGTTTTTTAATAAGATCTACGGCCCTTCCTTTCGCTATCACAATGAACAAAGAAGCCTTTACCCTAGGGTTTCTCACAATTACATCAATTATTTCCAAAATGTTTTCTTTTTTAACTAGCTCCTCGCCTAAAAGCAGAAGCTGTATTTGCCCAAATATCACCTGTTCCCCAATCTGCGTATTTCTTCTTCCCCTTGCTTCTCCGATTATTTGCCCTGTGGTATCAATTATATGGAATTTTCCCTTTACATCCTCGTAGAACACAGGGACCCCGACAGTTACAAGATACTTGTCATCCGGGTATTCCTTCTCGCTTTCCAGTATTGTGTCATATGCAACAATAAGCGGAACAGACAAATCATCCAATTCTTTAGCATCCCAACAGCCCGTAAGCATAGTCAGACAAAGTAAAATGGCGAACAAGCGAATTGCACTTCTACGCATTTTCGTTTTGTTTTCCACCCCTCTTCCCTGTGAATAATCCGCATATAATGAGTATGAGCGGTAAAGCAATTCCTATTGACAATGCAATCAGCCCCACATTATCAGAAAGTTTAAAAACCTCAAGTACGTTCTTAGGGTAATAGGCTATTCCTATTATTATTGGAAATAGGGCTAGGGTGCTCCACCTTTGAGATTTCAATTTAAAAAGTTCCGCTATAATATGACTTGCACAAAAATACTGGATACTGATAGGCCTGAAGGATACACCTATCCAAGCCTGTATGAACAGGAATTCAATTCTTTCAATTACCGGTACCTCTGCTGTTGCAAGCAGTCTAAGTGAAGGCCATATGAATTTTTGTGTAAGCTCAGTCCCAAAGACTAAAATAACACCAACAACAAAATACAAGTAAATAGCAAGGGTTATCAGGAGAGCATACAAGCTTGCTCCAAAAGCTTCCTTCTCCCGTAATACATAGGGGTGGAAAACAATATACAGCTCAAATCCTGAGAAAGCAAAACCTGTTGTCAGTGCAGCCTTGGCATAATCCGATACTTTGAAGTTCAGAATGGGCATCAGGTTTCGAATATCAGCATTGCTTATGATTGCGGGCAAGGAGAAAAACACTATAGGCAGAAGTATGTAAAAAAGAAATTCATTTACCCTTCCTAGCACCTTTGCATTACTTGATGCCAGATAAGCACATACGGAAAGCATCAGTACCAGCTTGACCAGCATCGGTGTCTCGCTAAGCAAAAACATAGATACTACCTCTATGAAGACTCTGAGCAGAACTGAAGCTGTGAGTATCGAGTATGATGCCAATAGTATACTGAACAGGCCTCCCAGCCACCTGCCGCTAACCGACCTGCACACTTTCACAAAGCTGACCGCATTATTTTTTTTGTATAGAAATCTTATTAATGAAAGTGAAGCAAGGGGGAACAGCGAACCCAGAAGAACTGCCAGCCATGCATCCTGTCCCACTTCCTTTGCTGCAAGCCTGGGAAGGCTCAATATGCCGGAGCCAAGCATACTTCCTATCATAATAAAAATAAGCTGTTTGCTCGTAATATCTAATCCACTTTTACTTTCCATCTTTCTGCTCCCTTGCATTTACCACTCTCTTCTTATTATATCCAGGTATAGAAACAGGCCTTTCCTTCATTGCCCAAATAGGCACCCTTATGTACAAATCCTTGAGATCCTTAAATCTGGTGGGTGCTATTGGGGCAAAGTATGGGACACCAAAACTTTCTAAACTGCAAAGGTGTATTATTATTATCAGCCAACCTAGCGTAATGCCAAAAGCACCAAAGGATGCAGCCGCCAAAATAAGAAAAAGCCTCAATAGCCTAATGACTAAAGACATGCTGTAGTTAGGTATAATAAAATTGCATATGATTGTTATTGTTATTACTATTATCATTGCAGGACTGACCAGATTCGACCTAACTGCCGCATCCCCCAGGATTATACCTCCCACTACTCCTAATGTCGTCGCTACTGCCGTAGGCAATCTCAAGCCAGCTTCCCGAAGCGATTCTATTACAAACTCCATGATTAATGCCTCTATAACCGGAGGGAAAGGTACCTTTTTTCTGAGTTCAGCAATATTAAGCAGCAGTTCTAAAGGGACCAGCTCCGGATGGAAGGAGGTCAGCGCAATGTAAGCCGGTGCTGCACTTGTCGTTACAAGAAA includes:
- a CDS encoding endospore germination permease; the protein is MESKSGLDITSKQLIFIMIGSMLGSGILSLPRLAAKEVGQDAWLAVLLGSLFPLASLSLIRFLYKKNNAVSFVKVCRSVSGRWLGGLFSILLASYSILTASVLLRVFIEVVSMFLLSETPMLVKLVLMLSVCAYLASSNAKVLGRVNEFLFYILLPIVFFSLPAIISNADIRNLMPILNFKVSDYAKAALTTGFAFSGFELYIVFHPYVLREKEAFGASLYALLITLAIYLYFVVGVILVFGTELTQKFIWPSLRLLATAEVPVIERIEFLFIQAWIGVSFRPISIQYFCASHIIAELFKLKSQRWSTLALFPIIIGIAYYPKNVLEVFKLSDNVGLIALSIGIALPLILIICGLFTGKRGGKQNENA